The Gloeomargarita lithophora Alchichica-D10 genomic sequence CAGGGTGGGCACATCCAGGCCGGTGATTTTCATGTCCATTTGCAGGGCGGTAATCCCCGCATCGGTACCCGCCACCTTGAAGTCCATATCCCCCAGGAAGTCCTCAATGTCCTGAATGTCCGTCAGCACCTGCACCTGGTCGCCTTCTTTAATTAACCCCATCGCCACCCCACTCACCGGGCGTTTTAGGGGCACCCCCGCATCCATCAAGGCCAGGGTGGAAGCGCACACGGAACCCATCGAAGTGGAGCCATTGGACGCTAACACCTCCGATACCACCCGCAGGACGTAGGGAAACTCGGTTTTGCTGGGAAGCACCGGCACGATTGCCCGCTCCGCCAACGCCCCATGCCCAATTTCCCGGCGAGAGGGTGCCCGCATTGGTTTCACTTCCCCCACGGAATAGGGCGGAAAGTTGTAATGGTGCAGGTAGCGTTTTTCGTCCTCCGGGTGCAAATCATCCGCCAAATCCTGGGCATCCCCCGGTGTCCCCAAGGTCACCGCCGACAACACCTGGGTCGAACCCCGTTGGAACACCGCCGACCCATGCACCCTGCGGGGCAATAACCCCACCTCACAGTGAATCGGGCGCACCTCATCCACCCTACGACCGTCCACCCGAATGCCTTTGTCAATTACATGGCGGCGCATGAGTTTCTTGGTCAAAGACTTAAACAAGGCTTCCACGGTTTTGGGTGTACCTGCCACACGCCGGGGGTCATCCTCCGGTAATGCCGCCAATGCCGCCGTCACCTGGGCTTTCACCGCATCGAGGGCTTGATTGCGCTTTTGCTTATCCGCAACGGTCTGATCCAAAACCGCCTGGATGCCCTGGGCTGCCGTCTCGTGGATCAAAGCCACCAAATCCGCAGGCGGCTCCGGGGCGGGGGGAATGGTCAACGTCACCCCCAACTCGCTCAAAATTTGCTGTTGCGCCCGGATCAACTCCTGGATCGCCTCATGGCCAAAATCAATCGCCTCGATCATGTCCTGCTCTGGCAATTGATTCGCCCGACATTCCACCATAATCACCCCCTGGGGCGACCCGGCCACCACCAAATCCAACTCCCCCGCCTCCACTTCTGCGTAGGTGGGATTGAGGATAAATTCATCCCCCAACAGCCCCACCCGCACGGCGGCCATCGGCCCCATAAACGGAATCCCCGCCGTTGCCACCGCCAAGGAAGCCCCCAACGCCGCCAATACATCCGGGGGCGCATCCTGATCCAGGGACATGGTGGTCGCCACCACCTGCATATCCTCGCGCAACCAATCCGGGATCAGCGGGCGCAGGGGACGGTCAATCAACCGACTGGTCAACACCACCTTCTCCGGGGGACGGCCTTCCCGCCGCAAAAATCCCCCTGGAATCCGCCCGGCGGCATACAACCGTTCCTCGTACTCCACCATCAGCGGCAGAAAATCAATCCCTTCCCGTGCCGTACCTTGCGTTGCCGTGACCAAGACTGCCGTATCCCCACATTCCACCAATACTGAACCACCCGCTTGTGGAGCAAGTTCCCCCAAGCGCAGACGGATTTCCCGCCCGTCAAACGTTATTGATTTGTGCATCGTTTGCTCTCTTTTTTAATCAATCGTTATCCTAGCACTGGGCGGGGCGTTACATCCTGTCAGCTTCGGTATCTGCCCAGTTAGGTAAGACAGTTGGCGTTCAGTGACGATAAATTTAAGTACATTAAGCACATACACTCAATCGTTGACGAGTTGACGTACGGCAATCTGCCGTAATATACTTAATTCATAAACTTGTTTCATTTATTAAATTTAACGCCATGACTCCTGCAACTCATCAAACATCACCAGCGCGGCTAGAAGCTCGTATCAGTCAGGAAACCAAGGCTCTGGTACAAAAGGCGGCTGACCTAGAAGGACGAACGCTTACGGACTTTGTGGTTGCCAGTGTTCAAGCCGCCGCATATAGAGTTATTGAACATCACCAAACCCTGAAGCTTAGTATTGAAGACAGTGAAGCTTTTGTGGATGCGATTCTCAATCCTCCAAAGCCCAATGAAGCCTTAAAATCGGCGGCTTTACGATACAAGCAAACCATGTCGGTTTAATGGTTCTCAAAATCAACCTTCTTGATAGTCACAAGCACATCCGATTAAGCTTTTACTGTGGGGAAAAGAGTTTAGATAATTACATACATAAGCAAGCGTCTCAGGATGTCAAAAAACGAGTCTCAACTGTATTTGTTTTAACTGATGATCCTCAGATGAACGTTTTGGCTTACTATACGCTCTCTGCTTACACTGTCAATGTGACAGCTTTGGAGGAAAGTTTTGCTAAGCAATTACCCCGATACCCAGTATTACCTGCAACACTATTAGGTCGTCTGGCGGTTGATAATGACCACAAAGGTAAGCGGTTGGGTGAACTGTTATTGATAGATGCTCTTAAAAAGTCTTTAGATACAGCGATACAAGTTGCATCTTTAGCTGTCATTGCCGAAGCGTTGGATGAACGAGCCTTGAGCTTTTATATAAAGTACGGATTTAGACAATTTAATCAGGAGCCTATGAAGCTGTATTTGCCTATGAAGTCTATTGAAGAGCTTTGCCAAAATCTTGGCATCTAGGAC encodes the following:
- a CDS encoding GNAT family N-acetyltransferase: MVLKINLLDSHKHIRLSFYCGEKSLDNYIHKQASQDVKKRVSTVFVLTDDPQMNVLAYYTLSAYTVNVTALEESFAKQLPRYPVLPATLLGRLAVDNDHKGKRLGELLLIDALKKSLDTAIQVASLAVIAEALDERALSFYIKYGFRQFNQEPMKLYLPMKSIEELCQNLGI
- a CDS encoding polyribonucleotide nucleotidyltransferase; the encoded protein is MHKSITFDGREIRLRLGELAPQAGGSVLVECGDTAVLVTATQGTAREGIDFLPLMVEYEERLYAAGRIPGGFLRREGRPPEKVVLTSRLIDRPLRPLIPDWLREDMQVVATTMSLDQDAPPDVLAALGASLAVATAGIPFMGPMAAVRVGLLGDEFILNPTYAEVEAGELDLVVAGSPQGVIMVECRANQLPEQDMIEAIDFGHEAIQELIRAQQQILSELGVTLTIPPAPEPPADLVALIHETAAQGIQAVLDQTVADKQKRNQALDAVKAQVTAALAALPEDDPRRVAGTPKTVEALFKSLTKKLMRRHVIDKGIRVDGRRVDEVRPIHCEVGLLPRRVHGSAVFQRGSTQVLSAVTLGTPGDAQDLADDLHPEDEKRYLHHYNFPPYSVGEVKPMRAPSRREIGHGALAERAIVPVLPSKTEFPYVLRVVSEVLASNGSTSMGSVCASTLALMDAGVPLKRPVSGVAMGLIKEGDQVQVLTDIQDIEDFLGDMDFKVAGTDAGITALQMDMKITGLDVPTLGQAIKQGRAGRLFILEKMLATLAAPRTELSPYAPRLLTLKIDQELIGAVIGPGGKTIRGITEETGAKVDIEDDGTVTISARDEERAQKAYRLIDGMTRRLNEGDVYTGRVTRIIPIGAFVEILPGKEGMIHISQLAEHRVGKVEDVVSVGDEVIVRVREIDNRGRINLTRLGIHPDEAATARQGNSPQT
- a CDS encoding type II toxin-antitoxin system TacA family antitoxin, with translation MTPATHQTSPARLEARISQETKALVQKAADLEGRTLTDFVVASVQAAAYRVIEHHQTLKLSIEDSEAFVDAILNPPKPNEALKSAALRYKQTMSV